One part of the Oceanihabitans sp. IOP_32 genome encodes these proteins:
- a CDS encoding S9 family peptidase — protein sequence MKRIALLFGLFLSVLLVQGQEVMTPERLWQVERLSVLGLNNEGDALFYRVSVPNMETNGFDYSYYKISITGGESEKITKDEVAVVDKNISPNGRYHMFDKPVAIEAIHSKDVYKSLTKSDAYIYTDLDNRHWDTWNDGNYNHVFYKEKNADDATAIDIMPNEPYYTPQRPFGGDEDYVWGPDSKSIYYVSKKLKGKAYATSTNTDIYKYDLATKTTTNITEKNLGYDVAPNFSSQGALAWLQMKTPGNESDKNDIIVLENGVEQNLTARWDGTVRSFKWSNDGRNVYFTAPVDGTIQLFVVNYPGKKRIAPVVTQLSEGHFDVTSIISEAKNELLVTRTDMNHAAEVFSFDLKKKTFKQITAINTELYSTIDMPKVEKRYVTTTDNKQMLVWVILPPNFDPAKKYPTLLYAQGGPQSPLTQFYSYRWNFQLMASQGYIVVAPNRRGMPGHGVEWNAAISKDWGGQVMDDYLSAIDDLAKEPYVDNDRLGAVGASFGGYSVFYLAGMHENRFKTFISHNGVFDNRSMYGTTEELFFVNHDWGGSYWDKENAVAQKAYNEFNPITKVSNWNTPMLIIQCGKDYRVPIEQGLSAFQAVQLLDIKSKLIYFPEENHWILEPQNAIVWQTEFFKWLEDTL from the coding sequence ATGAAAAGAATTGCATTATTATTCGGACTTTTTTTAAGTGTTCTCCTAGTCCAAGGACAAGAAGTAATGACCCCAGAACGCCTTTGGCAAGTAGAGCGCTTAAGTGTTTTGGGTTTAAACAATGAAGGTGATGCGTTATTTTACCGCGTGAGCGTTCCAAATATGGAAACTAACGGTTTTGATTATAGTTATTATAAAATTTCTATAACAGGAGGCGAATCTGAAAAAATAACTAAGGATGAAGTCGCTGTTGTAGATAAGAATATCTCGCCAAATGGTCGTTATCACATGTTCGATAAACCGGTTGCTATCGAAGCAATTCACAGTAAAGATGTTTATAAATCTTTAACAAAATCTGATGCCTATATTTATACAGATTTAGATAACAGACATTGGGATACCTGGAACGACGGCAATTACAATCACGTATTTTACAAAGAAAAAAACGCTGATGATGCCACGGCTATAGATATTATGCCGAACGAACCGTATTACACACCGCAACGTCCTTTTGGAGGCGATGAGGATTACGTTTGGGGGCCAGATAGTAAAAGTATTTATTACGTAAGTAAAAAGTTAAAGGGAAAGGCCTACGCTACAAGTACGAATACCGATATTTATAAATACGATTTAGCAACAAAAACAACTACAAATATCACAGAAAAGAATCTTGGATATGATGTTGCTCCAAATTTTTCGAGCCAAGGAGCTTTAGCTTGGTTGCAAATGAAAACCCCTGGTAACGAAAGTGATAAAAACGATATTATCGTATTAGAAAACGGGGTAGAACAAAATCTAACAGCACGTTGGGACGGAACCGTAAGAAGTTTTAAATGGAGTAACGACGGCAGGAATGTTTATTTTACAGCGCCTGTAGATGGTACCATACAGTTATTCGTTGTTAATTATCCTGGTAAAAAACGTATTGCACCGGTTGTAACACAATTATCGGAAGGTCATTTTGATGTGACTAGTATCATTTCTGAAGCAAAAAATGAACTTTTAGTAACCCGAACAGACATGAATCATGCTGCTGAGGTTTTTAGTTTCGATTTGAAGAAAAAAACGTTTAAACAGATTACTGCTATCAATACCGAATTGTACAGCACAATCGATATGCCAAAAGTCGAAAAACGCTATGTTACCACAACCGATAATAAGCAAATGTTGGTTTGGGTAATTTTACCTCCAAATTTTGATCCGGCAAAAAAATATCCAACGTTGTTATATGCACAAGGGGGACCACAATCGCCGTTAACACAATTTTATTCTTACCGTTGGAATTTTCAATTAATGGCATCTCAAGGTTATATTGTTGTGGCTCCTAACCGTAGAGGTATGCCAGGACATGGTGTAGAATGGAATGCGGCCATTAGTAAAGATTGGGGCGGACAAGTGATGGACGATTATTTAAGTGCTATAGACGATCTTGCCAAAGAGCCTTATGTCGATAACGACAGGCTAGGAGCTGTAGGAGCCAGTTTTGGTGGTTATTCTGTGTTTTACCTCGCAGGAATGCATGAAAATCGCTTTAAAACGTTTATATCGCATAATGGTGTTTTCGATAACCGTAGCATGTACGGCACAACCGAAGAATTATTTTTTGTAAATCACGATTGGGGTGGTAGCTATTGGGACAAAGAAAATGCCGTAGCGCAAAAGGCCTACAATGAGTTTAACCCTATTACTAAGGTATCTAACTGGAATACGCCTATGTTAATTATTCAATGCGGAAAGGATTACCGAGTGCCTATCGAGCAAGGATTAAGTGCCTTTCAAGCGGTACAACTTTTAGATATAAAAAGTAAATTAATTTACTTCCCCGAAGAAAACCACTGGATTCTCGAGCCACAAAACGCCATTGTCTGGCAAACAGAATTTTTTAAATGGTTGGAAGACACCTTATAA
- a CDS encoding cytochrome P450 has translation MENLKEVPTVSLAQFVKHALEILKNPLPFHHRNFNKHGDVFRLKVGFKNSVFFVRDAGFAEYVLQKKQKNYVKSKIQTEDLAKYVGKGLLTAEGEHWRKQRKLIQPAFDKKQLEQLLDTIKSAIVSEYKRIEPNQSIDIFPILNDLAFQTVVKSLFSSAVNQQEINRLQFITEAAQNMMVRELRQPYLGWWFKASGEIEKHLELMRESRAVLKQIVAQRKASKTRENDLLDMLLDARYEDGSAMNEEQLIDEILILFTAGHETTANALTFTLQLLALHPEWQEKIYEERLNLKSSNEDLMGRIRASKVCQQVIEEAMRLYPPVYFIDRVNLTDDHFNGLGYKAGSNLLFSIYEIHRHPKLWDQPMAFMPERFAGGGRQFSSHYFPFGAGPRKCIGNNFAMYEMIIAITELVSKYKIHPNFKTIAVTPLIALKPKNALLTFVKR, from the coding sequence ATGGAAAACTTAAAAGAAGTCCCTACAGTGTCTTTGGCTCAATTTGTAAAACACGCTTTAGAAATTTTAAAAAATCCGTTGCCTTTTCATCATCGCAATTTTAATAAGCACGGTGATGTTTTTAGACTGAAAGTGGGTTTTAAAAACAGTGTATTTTTTGTTAGAGATGCGGGATTTGCCGAATATGTGCTTCAGAAAAAGCAAAAAAATTACGTAAAATCAAAAATTCAAACCGAAGATTTAGCCAAATATGTAGGCAAGGGTTTGTTAACGGCAGAAGGGGAGCATTGGCGCAAACAGCGCAAGCTTATACAACCAGCTTTTGATAAAAAGCAGCTTGAGCAGTTGCTAGACACCATTAAAAGTGCGATAGTTTCAGAGTACAAGAGAATAGAACCAAACCAGAGTATCGACATTTTCCCAATTTTAAATGACCTAGCTTTTCAAACCGTCGTGAAATCATTATTTAGTAGTGCGGTAAATCAGCAGGAAATTAATCGGCTTCAATTTATTACTGAGGCGGCACAAAACATGATGGTTAGAGAATTGCGGCAACCTTATTTAGGGTGGTGGTTTAAAGCCAGTGGCGAAATTGAAAAACACCTCGAGCTTATGAGGGAGTCTCGGGCGGTTTTAAAACAAATTGTCGCGCAACGTAAAGCTTCGAAAACCCGTGAAAACGATTTGCTCGATATGTTATTGGATGCTCGGTATGAAGATGGTAGTGCGATGAACGAGGAACAACTCATCGATGAAATCCTTATTTTGTTTACGGCAGGACACGAAACCACAGCCAATGCCTTAACATTTACCCTGCAGCTACTTGCTTTACATCCAGAATGGCAGGAGAAAATATATGAAGAGCGTTTAAATTTAAAGAGCTCTAACGAAGACTTGATGGGGCGTATAAGAGCTTCAAAAGTATGTCAACAAGTTATTGAAGAGGCCATGCGCTTGTATCCGCCAGTATATTTTATAGACCGTGTAAATCTTACAGACGATCATTTTAACGGGTTAGGTTATAAAGCGGGATCAAATTTACTGTTTTCTATTTACGAAATTCATCGCCATCCAAAATTATGGGATCAACCTATGGCCTTTATGCCAGAGCGCTTTGCCGGTGGTGGTCGACAATTTTCATCGCATTATTTTCCCTTTGGAGCGGGGCCTAGAAAATGCATAGGGAATAACTTCGCGATGTACGAAATGATTATTGCCATAACCGAATTGGTTTCAAAATATAAAATCCATCCAAACTTTAAAACCATTGCAGTAACGCCCTTAATAGCTTTAAAACCTAAAAATGCGCTGCTCACATTTGTAAAGCGTTAA
- the ruvB gene encoding Holliday junction branch migration DNA helicase RuvB — protein sequence MNENLDPTDENFSPEELDVEKKLRPLAFDDFTGQDQVLENLKIFVQAANLRTEALDHTLFHGPPGLGKTTLAHILANELSVGIKVTSGPVLDKPGDLAGLLTNLEERDVLFIDEIHRLSPIVEEYLYSAMEDYKIDIMIESGPNARTVQINLNPFTLIGATTRSGLLTSPMRARFGIQSRLQYYKTDLLTTIVQRSATILEVPISMEAAIEIAGRSRGTPRIANALLRRVRDFAQIKGNGKIDIKIAKYALEALSVDAYGLDEMDNKILSTIIDKFKGGPVGISTIATAVSESPETIEEVYEPFLIQQGFIMRTPRGREVTEQAYKHLGKIKGATQGGLF from the coding sequence ATGAATGAAAACCTAGATCCAACAGACGAGAATTTTTCACCTGAAGAATTAGATGTAGAAAAAAAATTAAGACCTTTAGCCTTTGATGATTTTACGGGTCAAGATCAAGTATTAGAAAATCTTAAAATTTTTGTTCAGGCCGCAAATTTACGTACCGAAGCATTAGACCATACGTTGTTTCATGGTCCACCAGGCTTGGGTAAAACCACGTTGGCACATATTTTGGCAAACGAGCTTAGTGTGGGCATTAAAGTGACTTCTGGACCTGTGTTAGATAAACCCGGAGACCTTGCTGGATTGCTTACAAATCTAGAAGAACGCGATGTGTTGTTTATAGACGAGATTCATCGTTTAAGTCCTATAGTAGAAGAGTATTTATACTCGGCAATGGAAGATTATAAAATTGATATTATGATTGAGTCTGGTCCCAATGCCAGAACGGTTCAGATAAATTTAAATCCTTTTACCTTAATTGGAGCCACAACACGATCGGGATTATTAACCTCGCCCATGCGTGCACGTTTTGGTATACAGAGCAGACTGCAATACTACAAAACCGATTTACTAACAACTATAGTGCAACGAAGTGCCACTATTTTAGAGGTGCCCATCTCCATGGAAGCCGCCATAGAAATAGCTGGTAGAAGTCGGGGCACACCTAGAATTGCAAATGCTTTACTGCGTCGGGTTCGCGACTTCGCTCAAATTAAAGGCAATGGTAAAATCGATATAAAAATAGCAAAGTATGCCTTAGAGGCTTTAAGTGTTGATGCCTATGGTTTAGATGAAATGGACAATAAGATTTTATCGACCATAATCGATAAATTTAAAGGCGGTCCTGTGGGTATCTCGACCATTGCAACGGCCGTAAGTGAGAGTCCCGAAACTATTGAAGAGGTTTACGAGCCTTTCTTAATACAACAGGGGTTTATTATGCGTACACCACGCGGGCGTGAAGTAACCGAGCAAGCGTATAAGCATTTAGGTAAAATAAAAGGTGCAACACAGGGCGGTTTATTCTAA
- a CDS encoding cbb3-type cytochrome c oxidase subunit I — protein MSAHPDNHVQDENHEHHHKETFITKYIFSQDHKMIAKQYLITGTIMGVIGILMSLIFRIQLAWPEEPNVLFEFFLGKWAPDGVMDADIYLALVTIHGTIMVFFVLTAGLSGTFSNLLIPLQIGARDMASGFLNMLSYWLFFISSVIMIISLFVEAGPAAAGWTIYPPLSALPMAQGGSGLGMTLWLVSMAIFIASSLMGSLNYIVTVINLRTKGMSMTRLPLTIWTFFVTAIIGVVSFPVLLSAALLLIMDRSFGTSFFLSDIFIQGEVLHYQGGSPVLFEHLFWFLGHPEVYIVILPAMGLVSEILAASARKPIFGYRAMIASTLAIAFLSTIVWGHHMFVSGMNPFLGSVFTFTTLLIAIPSAVKAFNWITTIWKGNLQMNPAMLFSIGFVSTFISGGLTGIILGDSALDINVHDTYFVVAHFHLVMGISALYGMFAGIYHWYPKMFGRMLNKNLGYIHFWITAVCAYGVFFPMHFIGMAGLPRRYYTNTRFPLFDDLANVNVIITIFALVGGVVQIIYLYNFFASMFIGKKATQNPWQSTTLEWTTPVKHIHGNWDGPIPHVYRWPYDYSKPGHDVDFVPQNVPLKEGEEELQH, from the coding sequence ATGTCAGCACACCCAGATAATCACGTTCAAGACGAGAATCACGAACACCATCATAAAGAAACTTTTATCACTAAATACATATTTAGTCAAGATCATAAAATGATTGCAAAGCAGTACCTTATTACGGGTACTATTATGGGGGTTATCGGGATTTTAATGTCTTTGATATTTCGTATACAATTGGCATGGCCAGAAGAGCCCAATGTACTGTTCGAATTCTTTTTGGGCAAATGGGCACCAGACGGAGTTATGGATGCCGATATTTATTTAGCCTTAGTTACTATTCACGGAACCATTATGGTGTTTTTTGTGTTAACCGCAGGTTTAAGTGGAACCTTTAGTAACTTATTAATACCGTTGCAAATTGGAGCGCGGGATATGGCATCTGGATTTTTAAATATGCTGTCCTATTGGTTATTTTTCATATCCAGTGTAATCATGATAATATCCTTATTTGTCGAGGCAGGACCAGCAGCAGCCGGTTGGACCATTTATCCGCCTTTAAGTGCATTGCCTATGGCACAAGGAGGTTCTGGTTTGGGTATGACACTTTGGTTGGTCTCTATGGCAATCTTTATCGCATCATCTTTAATGGGATCATTAAACTATATAGTTACCGTTATTAATTTACGTACCAAAGGAATGTCTATGACGCGGTTACCCTTAACCATATGGACGTTTTTTGTAACAGCTATAATTGGGGTGGTATCCTTCCCGGTATTGTTATCGGCTGCCTTATTACTCATTATGGATAGAAGTTTTGGAACCTCTTTCTTTTTATCAGATATATTTATTCAAGGTGAAGTTTTGCATTACCAAGGTGGTTCGCCAGTGTTATTCGAACACCTATTCTGGTTTTTGGGCCACCCAGAAGTGTATATTGTGATACTACCAGCCATGGGATTAGTTTCAGAAATTTTGGCGGCCAGTGCACGTAAACCCATTTTTGGTTACCGCGCCATGATTGCTTCGACGCTAGCTATTGCCTTTTTATCTACCATAGTTTGGGGTCACCACATGTTCGTTTCGGGTATGAATCCGTTTTTAGGCTCGGTATTTACATTTACTACCCTATTAATCGCAATTCCATCGGCCGTAAAAGCTTTCAATTGGATCACCACTATTTGGAAAGGTAATTTGCAAATGAATCCGGCGATGTTGTTCTCCATTGGTTTTGTGTCTACCTTTATATCAGGTGGTTTAACAGGTATTATTCTAGGCGATTCTGCTCTAGATATTAATGTACACGATACCTACTTTGTGGTCGCGCATTTTCACTTAGTAATGGGTATTTCTGCGCTTTATGGTATGTTTGCGGGTATCTACCATTGGTATCCTAAAATGTTTGGTAGGATGTTAAATAAAAATTTAGGCTATATTCATTTCTGGATCACTGCGGTTTGTGCTTATGGGGTGTTTTTCCCGATGCACTTTATTGGTATGGCAGGATTACCAAGACGTTATTACACCAACACAAGATTCCCATTATTCGACGATTTAGCTAATGTGAACGTTATAATCACCATTTTTGCTTTAGTAGGTGGTGTTGTTCAAATTATCTATTTATACAACTTTTTTGCCAGTATGTTTATTGGTAAAAAAGCCACTCAAAACCCATGGCAATCTACAACCTTAGAGTGGACCACTCCAGTGAAGCATATTCACGGAAACTGGGACGGACCAATACCTCACGTTTACCGCTGGCCATACGATTACAGTAAGCCTGGGCATGATGTCGATTTTGTGCCGCAAAACGTGCCCTTAAAAGAAGGTGAAGAAGAGTTACAACATTAA
- a CDS encoding cytochrome c oxidase subunit II, translating into MTALLTIIVIIFILVAVWQMVKIYDLTQTKKENNQIATDKDNAVNGYLMIAFLIFIYAITIVSFVKWGDLPLVSNAASEHGETIDNLMIISMIIIFTVQIITQFLLHYFAFKYRGEKGKKALFFADNNKLEAIWTLIPVIVLAGLIIYGLNTWIDIMGVEEDEETLVVELYAQQYNWKARYAGTDNTLGKANVRLIDIDRANILGLDESDPNAQDDIITTELYLPVNRQVIFKMRSQDVLHSAYMPHFRAQMNCVPGMITQFGFTPTVTTAEMRQRPEIVEKVNNINRIRAEKSKALEAKGEVPLDPYEFNYLLLCNKICGKSHYNMQMNIIVVTQEEFDAWIKEQKEFIDFLVKE; encoded by the coding sequence ATGACTGCTTTATTAACCATTATAGTAATTATATTTATCCTAGTAGCCGTTTGGCAAATGGTTAAAATATATGATTTAACCCAGACTAAAAAAGAAAATAACCAAATTGCTACAGATAAAGACAATGCAGTTAATGGCTATCTCATGATAGCCTTTCTCATCTTTATTTATGCCATTACTATTGTGTCTTTTGTAAAATGGGGAGATCTACCGCTAGTCTCTAATGCGGCATCAGAACATGGCGAGACCATAGATAATTTGATGATTATTTCAATGATCATCATTTTTACCGTACAAATTATAACCCAGTTTTTATTACACTATTTCGCGTTTAAGTACAGAGGCGAAAAAGGAAAAAAAGCCTTGTTTTTTGCCGATAATAATAAATTAGAAGCCATATGGACACTTATACCTGTAATTGTTTTAGCTGGCTTAATTATATACGGCTTAAACACTTGGATTGATATAATGGGTGTTGAAGAAGACGAAGAAACTTTGGTGGTAGAGCTCTATGCACAGCAATACAATTGGAAAGCGAGATACGCTGGTACAGATAACACTTTAGGTAAGGCAAATGTGCGTTTAATTGATATTGACCGCGCCAATATTTTAGGTTTAGACGAATCGGATCCTAATGCGCAGGACGATATCATTACGACAGAATTGTACTTGCCAGTGAACAGACAAGTTATCTTTAAAATGCGTTCTCAAGATGTTTTACACTCGGCTTATATGCCGCACTTTAGAGCACAAATGAATTGCGTTCCGGGTATGATTACACAATTTGGATTTACACCTACGGTAACAACGGCAGAAATGAGACAACGGCCAGAGATTGTTGAAAAAGTTAATAATATAAATCGAATTAGAGCAGAGAAAAGCAAAGCTCTAGAGGCTAAAGGAGAAGTGCCTCTTGATCCTTACGAGTTTAATTATTTATTGTTATGCAATAAAATATGCGGAAAATCACACTATAATATGCAAATGAATATTATTGTGGTCACACAAGAAGAATTTGATGCTTGGATAAAAGAGCAAAAAGAATTTATAGATTTTTTAGTCAAAGAATAA
- a CDS encoding quinol:cytochrome C oxidoreductase: MYTFSNKLKTFSLALIVIGVLGVAYGFIDSNKSLEDVKTMLTEEGSSHGKALTEATQNGLELHAEQASENQTEDHAALEAHHDEEHAKHVQHQLANRPWAALYVAAFFFMMIGVGVLVFYAIQIAAQAGWSVVLFRVMEGISAYVLPGTLIVLGIAVASHYIGHDNLFIWMNPDITNPESDYYDKLVDNKSSYLNLPWFIIRGLIFIAGWGLYQYFSRKLSIAQDTAEDNSNFKKSFRFAAGFLVFFIFTESVMSWDWIMSLDPHWFSTLFGWYVFSSMFVSGVTVIALITIYLKSRGYLEAVNDSHLHDISKYLFAFSIFWTYLWFSQFMLIWYSNIPEEVTYFASRFNDYQLPFIGMVVLNFVFPFLMLINSDYKRIPWLIVISGIVVLIGHYLDVFVMVMPATVGDQWFIGIPEISSVLLFAGLFIFVVFTALTKAPLLVKRHPLKKESENFHY; this comes from the coding sequence ATGTACACATTCTCAAATAAATTAAAAACATTCTCTCTGGCACTCATTGTTATTGGTGTCCTGGGTGTTGCTTATGGTTTTATAGATTCTAATAAATCTTTAGAAGATGTAAAAACAATGTTAACTGAAGAGGGCTCATCACACGGCAAAGCACTTACCGAAGCGACACAAAATGGTTTAGAACTGCACGCCGAACAAGCCAGTGAAAATCAAACTGAAGATCACGCTGCTCTAGAGGCTCATCATGATGAGGAACACGCAAAGCACGTGCAGCATCAGCTGGCCAACAGACCATGGGCAGCACTGTATGTTGCGGCCTTTTTCTTTATGATGATAGGGGTTGGTGTGTTGGTGTTTTACGCCATACAGATAGCAGCGCAAGCAGGATGGTCTGTGGTGTTGTTTCGAGTAATGGAAGGCATTTCTGCTTATGTTTTACCAGGCACATTAATTGTTCTGGGGATCGCTGTAGCGTCTCACTATATTGGGCATGACAATCTTTTTATTTGGATGAACCCAGATATTACCAATCCCGAAAGCGATTATTACGATAAATTGGTAGATAATAAATCATCGTACTTAAACCTGCCTTGGTTTATTATTAGGGGCTTAATTTTTATTGCAGGCTGGGGTCTTTATCAATATTTTTCTCGTAAGCTTTCTATAGCTCAAGATACCGCAGAAGACAATTCGAATTTTAAAAAATCATTTCGATTTGCTGCCGGGTTTTTAGTGTTTTTTATTTTTACCGAATCGGTGATGTCTTGGGATTGGATTATGAGTTTAGATCCGCATTGGTTCTCAACACTATTTGGTTGGTATGTATTCTCTAGTATGTTTGTAAGCGGTGTTACAGTAATTGCACTAATTACCATCTATTTAAAATCTAGAGGTTATTTAGAGGCTGTTAACGATAGCCATTTACACGATATCTCGAAATATCTATTTGCTTTTAGTATTTTCTGGACCTATTTATGGTTTTCTCAGTTTATGCTTATTTGGTATTCTAACATTCCAGAAGAGGTAACCTATTTTGCATCGCGTTTTAACGATTACCAACTACCATTTATAGGTATGGTGGTTTTAAATTTTGTATTTCCTTTTTTAATGTTAATAAATTCCGATTACAAGCGAATACCTTGGCTTATTGTAATATCGGGTATTGTGGTGTTAATAGGCCATTATTTAGATGTCTTTGTTATGGTTATGCCAGCTACGGTTGGCGACCAATGGTTTATAGGAATTCCCGAGATTAGTTCTGTGTTACTTTTTGCAGGATTGTTTATCTTTGTAGTATTCACTGCCCTAACAAAAGCGCCATTACTCGTTAAAAGACACCCTTTAAAAAAGGAAAGTGAAAATTTTCATTATTAA
- a CDS encoding c-type cytochrome produces the protein MKNINIQMKGFIKIVVIAMVFVAVSCQDKAAPNYQYMPDMHESVGYETYGEAAFPNGIQAQLPAEGTIPRGFVPFDIENSTAGYNLAKETLTNPLDSTEVDFERGKVLYDIYCGVCHGDKGDGQGILVKREKILGIPSFDDVGRAITHGSTYHTVYYGKNAMGSYANQLNEEERWQVTSYVMKLKQDLEK, from the coding sequence ATGAAAAATATAAATATACAGATGAAAGGCTTTATAAAAATAGTAGTAATAGCGATGGTGTTTGTAGCAGTATCTTGTCAAGATAAAGCGGCTCCAAATTATCAATATATGCCCGATATGCACGAGTCTGTGGGTTACGAAACCTATGGAGAAGCCGCATTTCCTAATGGTATACAAGCCCAATTACCAGCAGAGGGCACCATACCAAGAGGTTTTGTGCCTTTCGATATAGAAAACTCTACCGCTGGGTATAACCTGGCTAAAGAAACTTTAACGAATCCTTTGGACAGTACCGAAGTAGATTTTGAAAGAGGGAAAGTACTTTACGATATATACTGTGGTGTTTGTCACGGCGATAAAGGGGACGGCCAAGGTATTTTAGTGAAAAGAGAAAAAATTCTGGGCATACCAAGTTTTGACGATGTAGGGCGTGCCATAACGCATGGGAGTACTTACCATACGGTATATTATGGAAAAAACGCTATGGGCTCTTATGCAAACCAATTAAATGAAGAAGAGCGCTGGCAAGTCACCTCGTATGTGATGAAATTAAAGCAAGATTTAGAAAAATAA
- a CDS encoding DUF3341 domain-containing protein: METSKVIHAIYTDDDVLMSAVKRLKAEKHHIEEIYTPFPVHGLDKAMGLAPTRLAITSFLYGTVGLIVSVVMMNYMMIEDWPMDIGGKPSFSFMENSPAFIPIIFELTVFFAAHLMVITFYLRSRMWPFKQAENPDPRTTDDHFLMEIPVHGNENELQDLLVETGAVEINIIDKEEDKEH, from the coding sequence ATGGAAACTTCAAAAGTTATTCACGCTATTTATACGGATGATGATGTACTCATGTCGGCTGTAAAACGCCTTAAGGCCGAGAAGCATCATATCGAAGAAATATATACGCCTTTTCCTGTTCATGGTCTTGATAAGGCTATGGGCTTAGCGCCAACCCGTCTGGCCATCACCTCTTTTTTATATGGTACTGTAGGTTTAATAGTCTCGGTGGTCATGATGAATTATATGATGATTGAAGATTGGCCCATGGATATTGGAGGTAAACCTAGTTTTTCCTTTATGGAAAACTCGCCGGCATTCATACCAATTATTTTTGAACTTACCGTGTTTTTTGCGGCGCACTTAATGGTTATTACATTTTATTTAAGAAGCAGAATGTGGCCATTTAAGCAGGCTGAAAATCCAGATCCAAGAACAACAGACGATCATTTTTTAATGGAAATCCCAGTTCATGGTAACGAAAATGAACTGCAAGATTTATTAGTAGAAACTGGAGCGGTCGAGATAAATATAATTGACAAAGAAGAAGACAAAGAACATTAA